The following coding sequences lie in one Apium graveolens cultivar Ventura chromosome 1, ASM990537v1, whole genome shotgun sequence genomic window:
- the LOC141663885 gene encoding dirigent protein 25-like: MAISQFSSLKTKLTLCLVLFTLFLASVSSYRLLDEESVSPVVPPETPAEEPVANTGPVSTPTAPGTDSHHTLSFFMHDILGGTNPSARAITGVVTNPALNGQIPFAKPNVANFPLNNGVPGNSGNNGLIDNNNIPFLTGLAGSKSNVLTNNGNNNNNGFGFPGAQLPVGSALQKLMFGTVTVMDDELTEGHELGSGLVGKAQGFYVVSSEDGNSQTMAFTAMFEEGGYADSLSFFGVHRTVVSESQLAIMGGTGKYVNAKGFAVIKTLPIVNHQTTDGLETLVEFTVYITY; this comes from the coding sequence ATGGCAATCTCACAATTCTCTTCTTTAAAAACCAAGCTCACCTTATGCTTAGTCCTCTTCACACTATTCCTTGCTTCTGTTTCATCATATAGACTTCTCGatgaagaatctgtgtcacctgTTGTTCCCCCGGAGACACCAGCTGAGGAACCAGTTGCCAATACAGGACCAGTTTCCACGCCAACAGCCCCTGGTACTGATTCCCACCACACTCTGTCATTTTTCATGCATGACATTTTAGGAGGGACAAATCCCTCTGCTCGAGCCATCACCGGAGTAGTCACAAATCCAGCTCTCAATGGTCAAATCCCATTTGCCAAGCCAAATGTTGCAAACTTCCCACTCAACAATGGAGTACCAGGAAACAGTGGCAACAACGGACTGATAGACAATAACAACATTCCATTCCTCACTGGCCTTGCTGGAAGCAAATCAAATGTGCTCACAAATAATGGCAACAACAATAACAATGGATTTGGGTTTCCCGGGGCCCAACTCCCAGTTGGTTCGGCTCTTCAGAAGCTCATGTTCGGAACCGTGACAGTGATGGATGATGAACTGACTGAAGGCCACGAGCTAGGGTCTGGATTGGTCGGGAAGGCACAAGGGTTTTATGTTGTTAGCTCTGAAGATGGTAATAGCCAAACTATGGCATTTACAGCTATGTTTGAGGAGGGAGGTTATGCAGATAGCCTTAGCTTTTTCGGGGTTCATCGGACTGTAGTCTCCGAGTCTCAGCTAGCTATTATGGGTGGAACCGGGAAGTATGTGAATGCAAAAGGATTCGCAGTTATTAAGACACTTCCAATAGTCAATCATCAAACAACTGATGGACTCGAGACATTGGTGGAATTTACTGTCTACATTACTTATTGA